In Naumovozyma castellii chromosome 1, complete genome, one DNA window encodes the following:
- the TOF1 gene encoding Tof1p (ancestral locus Anc_1.79) encodes MNNGTGMDASLTVLRARIALLATAIGGPDYTSTIEPPPYKLGDDCLACLKDLKRWFKLVDDEQNRWDVAMAAAQYHILVDDLLPILVDWENKSSLLAKLTRKGKTSDVTIFRNKEYHDKVALNCLQLLVLMTWPLVITDHSSSNQIALHSELKKHQLIYKKAILTLENGKVLKAAVRLALEVIKIDRLSRTPRDNMVIKLALNFFRNISAIEPADLTVALGRTLTRGINSVDTLPPNVTLDDISLTAVLTSFQQNKVYDLILTLANSLSQEFDQDFINIPLLEVMFFLTKDVSQESLFPMPLSNSNSDYSKHRNDVSKDSLSQTGLQLTNLLKKENELKKNVIQNTSSRHSNFGALLSIQTPDRGRLTVSGAQNLLNDAKALQKLDSRKKWNKRKTKRRDDGVGEGLPNSLLNSEGKTSISSSIRKQFNKFIENFIDSGFNTVLHSVTNYYTTEQDRIVTLEQVEYLLFFGWFLKYQVLRCRFDKSADIDMVAEALRETSFILVSSTLRNAYDMKNWIVVHAGMIAFNELLILLQNCKSEENDDDIEFIISRLFSDERIQLLSNLPKTAFKHNYQYMKTCVDLTHTVLKTLEQYATEDRALIIEGKSRRKKNTGITKEDVERLVKEEGLDRDEAIDILTPHFTEIEVSFNKVQRSYINEPTIETYVSLLERFRELEPEYIKKIITFFHRVFIQAKEESLLFKIDIMILLRDMLAPDGIDRTSRVRKHVQRFVDYYLQRLKKRLSSSPAWFVGLLFPSLHDSQVGYFQKYGENRISKKDSFYGVPPSIFKNIEDQDALPASVLKDLKYGILISTLIDSDKTDLLEKLISHLKHTQDVFSSWLTINVNAEKETENPPNEIFSIDESTGGKPLLLDRDFRALLKLIGYQIPQNHLEPCYLPGTVEIDDINESIALVSKYMSTPFETPNGQPSASYLIRPRTLDGHSHNHDEQDGWTANDDYDYNDPSIIRDEDMADDDAYFKELENGNSKITSERVSKGVARSKKKSHAKMEQRKRKRQRNTLAKHDIDDEDGDEQLTKTKAYHEIISKEFISDSDDDDDEISNPIFFENEMFLRWLLDKHDGQIPTEKYIQFGKFAAERMANRGTVISDFSSLFDGTIPSLDQLKYSEGPNHTADKTLMTLSSKVASALSGDAEDNARELTTRNEADSTRDLPTSYQSDSNEDESVIPKNSLNLESEEEEEEEEEEEEDDDEGNMAPTKKRQKFAIADDSDVSD; translated from the coding sequence ATGAATAATGGTACCGGAATGGATGCTTCTCTAACGGTTTTGAGGGCAAGAATTGCATTGTTGGCTACTGCCATCGGTGGTCCAGATTATACTTCTACCATTGAACCACCTCCATATAAACTAGGTGATGATTGTTTAGCATGTTTAAAAGATTTAAAGAGATGGTTTAAATTAGTAGatgatgaacaaaataGATGGGATGTGGCCATGGCAGCCGCTCAATATCATATCTTAGTCGATGATTTATTACCTATACTAGTGGATTGGGAGAACAAGTCTTCGTTACTAGCTAAATTAACTCGTAAAGGAAAAACTTCTGATGTAACCATATTTAGGAATAAGGAATACCATGACAAAGTGGCCTTAAACTGTCTTCAGCTGCTAGTATTGATGACTTGGCCGCTGGTCATCACAGATCATTCTTCCTCAAATCAAATTGCTCTTCATAGCGAGTTAAAGAAACATCAATTGATATATAAAAAGGCAATCCTTACTTTAGAGAATGGGAAAGTTTTAAAAGCTGCCGTACGCTTAGCCTTGGAAGTCATAAAAATTGATAGATTATCAAGAACACCTCGTGATAATATGGTTATTAAATTAGcacttaattttttcagaAATATTTCTGCCATCGAACCTGCTGATTTGACTGTAGCCCTAGGAAGAACGTTAACCCGAGGTATTAATTCTGTTGATACTTTGCCACCAAACGTAACATTAGACGATATCTCTTTGACTGCTGTCTTGACATCATTTCAACAGAATAAAGTCTATGATCTGATACTAACTTTGGCAAACTCTCTATCTCAGGAATTTGATCaagattttattaatattccCTTATTAGAAGTTATGTTTTTTTTGACTAAAGACGTTTCACAAGAATCTTTGTTTCCTATGCCTCTAAGTAACAGCAACAGTGATTATTCCAAACATCGAAATGATGTTTCAAAGGATAGTTTATCTCAAACAGGACTTCAATTAACGAACTTGctgaagaaggaaaatgagTTGAAAAAAAACGTTATTCAAAACACATCGTCCAGGCATTCCAATTTTGGTGCCCTTTTATCTATCCAAACTCCTGACCGCGGTAGACTGACAGTATCAGGTGCCCAAAACTTATTAAATGATGCCAAAGCTTTACAAAAACTGGATAGTAGaaagaaatggaataaaagaaaaactaAGAGAAGAGATGATGGTGTCGGCGAGGGTTTGCCAAATAGCTTATTGAACTCTGAAGGTAAGACTTCGATATCGTCTTCAATAAGGAAACAGtttaacaaattcattgaaaatttcattgattcTGGGTTTAACACGGTTTTACATAGTGTTACTAATTACTACACAACAGAACAGGATAGAATTGTAACTTTAGAACAGGTAGAATATCTATTGTTTTTTGGTTGGTTTTTGAAGTATCAAGTTCTAAGATGTAGATTTGATAAATCTGCTGATATTGATATGGTTGCTGAAGCTTTACGTGAAACTTCAtttattttggtttcaTCGACTTTACGAAACGCATATGatatgaaaaattggattGTTGTTCATGCTGGAATGATTGCTTTTAATGAACTgctaattcttcttcaaaattgtAAATCCGAAGAAaacgatgatgatattgaattcatcattagTAGGTTGTTCAGTGATGAAAGAATACAACTATTATCAAATCTGCCGAAAACAGCCTTCAAGCATAACTACCAATATATGAAAACATGCGTAGATCTTACTCACACCGTTCTTAAAACATTGGAGCAATATGCAACCGAGGATAGAGCACTTATTATTGAAGGAAAGTCAAGACGTAAGAAAAATACAGGCAtaacaaaagaagatgTCGAACGTTTAGTCAAAGAAGAGGGACTCGACAGAGATGAAGCAATTGACATTTTAACTCCACATTTCACAGAGATTGAAGTGAGTTTTAATAAAGTTCAAAGGAGTTACATAAATGAACcaacaattgaaacatATGTTAGTCTTCTGGAAAGGTTTAGAGAATTGGAACCAGAAtatatcaaaaaaataatcaCATTCTTCCACAGAGTCTTTATCCAAGCTAAAGAGGAAAGTTTACTATTCAAAATCGATATTATGATTCTTCTGAGAGATATGCTGGCACCTGATGGCATTGACCGAACGTCAAGGGTTAGGAAGCACGTTCAACGGTTTGTTgattattatcttcaacGCCTTAAGAAAAGACTAAGTAGCTCTCCAGCATGGTTTGTGGGGCTACTTTTTCCGTCATTACATGATAGCCAAGTAGGAtactttcaaaaatatggAGAGAatagaatttcaaaaaaagaTTCTTTCTATGGGGTCCCTCCAagtatcttcaaaaatatcgAAGACCAAGATGCTTTACCTGCATCTGTTCTTAAAGATCTTAAGTATGGTATTCTGATCTCGACCCTAATTGACAGCGATAAAACTGATCTATTAGAAAAACTCATATCCCATTTGAAGCATACCCAAGATGTTTTCTCATCATGGTTAACAATAAACGTAAATGCAGAgaaagaaactgaaaacCCACCAAAcgaaattttttcaattgatgaatctaCTGGAGGAAAACCTCTATTGCTCGATAGAGATTTTAGAGCATTATTAAAGTTGATAGGATATCAGATACCACAAAATCACCTAGAGCCATGTTATCTTCCCGGTACTGTGGAGATTGATGATATAAACGAGTCTATAGCGTTGGTATCAAAGTACATGAGTACCCCATTTGAGACGCCAAATGGTCAGCCATCAGCGTCCTACCTTATTAGGCCACGTACATTAGATGGACACTCTCATAACCACGACGAACAAGATGGTTGGACTGCTAATGACGATTATGATTACAATGACCCATCTATAATAAGAGATGAAGATATGGCCGATGACGATGCCtactttaaagaattagagAATGGGAACTCGAAGATTACCTCAGAACGTGTTAGCAAAGGAGTTGCAagatcaaagaagaaatcaCACGCTAAAATGGAacaaaggaaaagaaaaagacaAAGAAACACCTTGGCAAAAcatgatattgatgatgaggatggTGATGAGCAACTAACGAAAACGAAAGCTTATCATGAGATAATAAGTAAAGAATTCATTAGTGATTctgacgatgatgatgatgaaatttctaaccctattttctttgaaaacGAAATGTTCTTAAGGTGGTTATTGGATAAACATGATGGACAAATTCCAACAGAAAAGTATATACAATTCGGTAAATTTGCAGCTGAAAGAATGGCTAACCGAGGTACAGTCATTAGTGATTTTTCTTCACTCTTCGATGGAACAATACCCAGTTTAGATCAGTTAAAGTACTCTGAAGGTCCGAACCATACTGCAGATAAAACTTTAATGacattatcttcaaaagttgCATCGGCGCTTTCTGGTGATGCTGAAGACAATGCACGAGAATTGACAACGCGTAATGAGGCTGACTCTACGAGAGATCTACCTACATCATACCAATCAGACtcaaatgaagatgaaagtgTCATACCTAAAAATTCTCTCAATCTGGAGAGtgaggaggaagaagaagaggaagaagaagaagaagaagatgatgatgaaggtAATATGGCACCTACAAAGAAAAGGCAAAAATTTGCTATCGCTGATGACTCAGATGTATCAGACTAA
- the SEC2 gene encoding guanine nucleotide exchange factor SEC2 (ancestral locus Anc_1.81): MSEQSEESKRISQQVTALSTQLIESIDKQSKLEEKLNHANKIIASQQPSLDKYSNLKVEFEKLKISSEDQQKELDNFKVKIRRERELRENAEQEVEKLSKEVEDLTATLFDEANNMVADARKDKYTVEVLNTKLVEQLHEKDNLLETLNLQLKNLKKVLQTVEDENNSLIGNNRYSIIQPDSATTSSSTTSLEKITTTVSSYSQNISNMANGIIYSPIISSIRYDLPLYEEFLKFIAVIPHCRTIKDTSSDSKLIRRLVNDEINPVLKLDNASGLGWIVRKTILSTMMEGLVVVEPLSGVNETFQMGNSTQPPNAEASNKNESQSSMPKLFKFPLTSPPIALHEPCSFCGESRDDIIEHARMYVLKTQNKQEDGTIMVTNTFPLCHWCLFKVRQTCEIFAFLRSLKTGVWNLEKVTMKSISSKDSSRFSVVTSAIRQTKTEDRRSKRMSFIGGLTKNSSAINTAQVESTTSMEITGLPTTNIQRAWIQLCKLRSILHWAHVGIWSIDDSITSKIGPEIKDPDDKLEPASIEANIKITKKQIEKDVESIISENNQGESFDFESSASTSGATEASSEEKSIAGESETKVHASQDNSEHQSANALEQETKNNFEEVTKKDIEQESESERKPKEAGDETLTHEPNSISPKIEEENKEDTASSKASNEDDENGTAASSINETDDVLDNYTDAND, translated from the coding sequence ATGTCTGAACAGTCAGAGGAGTCTAAGAGGATTTCACAGCAAGTCACAGCGTTATCAACGCAATTAATAGAGAGTATTGATAAACAATCAAAATTAgaggaaaaattaaatcatgCAAATAAGATAATTGCATCTCAGCAACCTTCACTAGATAAATATTCTAATCTAAAGGTAgagtttgaaaaattgaagatatcaTCAGAGGATCAACAAAAAGAATTGGACAATTTCAAAGTGAAAAtcagaagagaaagagaacTTCGAGAAAATGCAGAGCAGGAAGTTGAAAAGTTGAGCAAAGAAGTGGAAGATCTGACGGCTACTTTGTTCGATGAGGCAAATAATATGGTTGCAGATGCAAGAAAGGATAAGTATACGGTGGAGGTTTTGAATACTAAGTTGGTCGAACAGTTACACGAGAAGGATAATCTTCTGGAAACACTAAAtttacaattgaagaatttaaagaaagtACTTCAGACTGTAGAAGATGAGAATAATAGTTTAATAGGGAACAACAGATATTCGATTATTCAACCAGACAGCGCCacaacttcttcatcaaccACATCGCTAGAAAAAATTACCACAACGGTATCCAGCTACTCTCAAAACATTTCAAACATGGcaaatggaataatttattccccaataatttcatctatAAGATATGATTTACCACTTTACGAAGAATTTCTGAAATTTATTGCTGTGATACCACATTGCAGGACAATAAAGGATACGTCTTCAGATTCCAAACTAATAAGGAGACTGgttaatgatgaaatcaACCCtgtattgaaattggacAACGCAAGCGGTTTAGGTTGGATTGTTAGAAAAACTATTTTATCTACAATGATGGAGGGTCTTGTTGTCGTCGAACCATTAAGCGGAGTTAatgaaacatttcaaatGGGTAATTCAACACAACCTCCCAACGCTGAGGCCtctaataaaaatgaaagtCAATCATCAATGCCCAAGTTGTTTAAATTTCCATTGACTTCCCCACCAATCGCTCTACATGAGCCTTGTTCTTTCTGTGGTGAAAGCCGAGATGATATTATAGAACATGCTAGAATGTATGTTTTAAAGACTCAAAATAAACAAGAAGATGGAACTATTATGGTAACAAATACGTTCCCCTTGTGCCATTGGTGTCTATTTAAAGTGAGACAAACATGTGAAATTTTTGCCTTCCTACGGTCATTAAAAACTGGGGTATGGAATTTAGAAAAGGTGACCATGAAGAGTATTTCATCGAAGGACTCTTCAAGGTTTTCAGTGGTTACATCTGCAATTAGACAAACAAAGACGGAAGACAGAAGATCTAAACGAATGAGTTTTATTGGCGGATTAACCAAAAATTCGTCAGCAATAAATACTGCTCAAGTAGAATCAACGACATCCATGGAAATCACAGGTTTGCCCACTACAAATATACAGCGAGCTTGGATACAGCTATGTAAGTTAAGGTCTATACTACATTGGGCGCATGTAGGTATTTGGTCGATTGACGATTCTATTACTTCAAAGATAGGACCGGAAATAAAGGATCCTGATGATAAACTGGAACCTGCTTCCATTGAAGCCAATATcaaaattacaaagaagCAAATTGAGAAGGATGTAGAATCTATAATTTCGGAGAATAACCAGGGCGAatcttttgattttgagTCCAGTGCTTCCACCTCTGGGGCTACGGAGGCCTCTTCTGAGGAGAAGTCCATTGCAGGTGAATCCGAAACTAAAGTGCATGCATCGCAGGATAACTCAGAGCATCAATCAGCAAATGCACTCGAACAAGAAACCAAAaacaattttgaagaagtaaCCAAAAAAGACATTGAACAAGAATCAGAATCAGAACGAAAACCGAAAGAAGCAGGTGATGAAACATTAACACATGAGCCAAATTCCATTTCTccaaagattgaagaagaaaataaagaagacACGGCTTCAAGCAAAGCAAgcaatgaagatgatgaaaacgGAACGGCTGCAAGTAGTATTAACGAGACAGATGATGTTTTGGATAATTATACAGACGCCAATGACTGA